One Porphyromonas pogonae genomic region harbors:
- a CDS encoding SusC/RagA family TonB-linked outer membrane protein, which translates to MKRNFLWSLMALLILIPNMAFAQKAITGTVVDENNEPLIQASVVIKSNTTIGTVTDANGKFTIKASPNDVLLFSYLGYTPQEIKVGSKTTINVKLAPDSKMLGEVVVTAMGIKRSEKSLPYATQKISGKALTEVPTTNFLSNFAGKTAGMSVSGSGSSVGSSVKIILRGNRSIFGNNQPLYVVDGTPINSGAFSQTGAEGGYGGGIDVGDGLSAINADDIESINVLKGASAAALYGSQAANGVIMITTKKGKEGKTSINISSAFQADVPYMTYKFQGDYGMGVNGVSKVTDAGWGPKQAVNNSFVRDFFRTGTSFITGVNISGGSEKLQNFLSYQNTSAAGIVDKNTMSKHNISLRSTTNLFDKFIEVDGSVALTKQKINHAPTSPGQYFNPVVGLYLYADGTDSFNKYKQDYELFDPKTNMMQQNWPVIGDINFNPYWLVNNHNYLSNMNKAITKLNLKFNLTDYLNFQLRGSYDRTWIENERKVMAAAFPSGKRGGRYEYMNDQFIWAYGDMLLQFNKTFGKLSVLATLGSSISDNQVRKHEYKLGDLQIPGIFDVNNYINGDKPGVGQTKEHRQLQSVFGTASLGYDDLVYLDFTARNDWSSTLPKQNRSFFYPSIGSSFIFSKLMRDNDVLPSWLNFGKLRLSWTQVGNDMPWGLTNPLDKLKAGGGIEANTVKPFTDLKPEKSTSVEAGLNLRMFDSRLTLDMAWYQTNTVNQYFLVDNTSGSGYSQYYINAGKVQNRGFEATLGFTPIRNNDFEWTGTLNFATNKNKIISLPDVYKDKGLPLSAGAFSYRLYEGKEWGEMYAKRIKRDEQGRVILSQKGSEDYQLSQTSDEERIGNVNPDFNLGMYNEFRYKNFSLGFQLDGRFGGNVISTTEAMLSAKGRSEQTGNARNAGGVKVPAVLNKYDANNKLISSEEFTGLINAQKYYQKATAADVALYKATNIRLRELSLSYNLPKILIDKTKFITGARISFIGRNLFFIYRDAPYDPEIALSTSGNGGGNADNFSLPSTRSFGISLNVNF; encoded by the coding sequence ATGAAAAGAAACTTTTTATGGTCATTGATGGCATTATTGATCCTAATCCCCAACATGGCTTTTGCTCAAAAGGCAATCACAGGAACCGTTGTGGACGAAAACAATGAGCCATTGATCCAAGCAAGCGTTGTGATCAAAAGCAACACTACAATCGGAACAGTTACAGATGCCAATGGAAAATTCACTATCAAAGCATCGCCCAATGATGTTTTGCTTTTTTCTTATCTGGGCTACACTCCTCAAGAAATCAAAGTTGGAAGTAAAACCACCATCAATGTAAAACTTGCTCCGGACAGTAAGATGCTCGGCGAAGTTGTTGTGACAGCTATGGGTATCAAAAGATCTGAAAAGAGCTTGCCCTATGCTACCCAAAAAATAAGTGGTAAGGCTCTGACAGAGGTCCCCACCACTAACTTCCTCTCAAATTTTGCCGGTAAAACAGCCGGTATGTCTGTATCCGGATCCGGATCCAGTGTTGGTAGTTCTGTAAAAATTATACTTCGTGGTAACCGCTCTATCTTTGGCAATAACCAACCTCTATATGTAGTCGATGGTACACCTATCAATAGTGGAGCATTTAGCCAGACAGGAGCCGAAGGTGGCTACGGTGGTGGTATCGACGTAGGTGACGGATTATCAGCCATCAATGCAGATGATATTGAAAGCATCAACGTGCTCAAGGGTGCATCTGCTGCTGCTCTCTATGGTAGCCAAGCTGCCAACGGGGTTATCATGATAACAACTAAAAAGGGTAAAGAAGGTAAAACTTCTATCAATATCAGCTCTGCATTTCAGGCTGACGTACCTTATATGACCTACAAATTCCAAGGTGATTATGGTATGGGTGTAAACGGAGTATCCAAAGTAACTGATGCAGGATGGGGTCCTAAACAGGCTGTTAACAATAGCTTTGTAAGAGATTTCTTCCGTACGGGAACTTCATTTATCACAGGGGTGAACATTTCCGGAGGTAGCGAGAAACTTCAGAACTTCCTATCTTACCAAAACACTTCTGCTGCAGGTATCGTAGATAAAAATACAATGTCAAAGCACAATATTTCATTGCGCTCTACAACCAATTTATTTGACAAATTCATTGAAGTCGATGGTAGTGTGGCTCTTACTAAACAAAAAATCAACCACGCTCCGACCTCTCCGGGACAATACTTTAACCCTGTAGTGGGACTTTATTTGTATGCCGATGGCACAGATTCATTCAACAAATACAAACAAGACTACGAGTTGTTTGATCCTAAGACAAACATGATGCAACAAAACTGGCCTGTAATCGGAGATATCAACTTCAATCCTTACTGGCTGGTAAATAACCACAATTACCTGAGCAATATGAATAAGGCGATCACTAAGTTGAACTTAAAGTTCAATCTTACAGATTACCTCAACTTCCAGCTCAGAGGTAGCTATGACCGTACTTGGATAGAAAACGAACGTAAAGTAATGGCTGCAGCTTTCCCTTCAGGAAAACGCGGGGGACGTTACGAATACATGAATGATCAATTTATCTGGGCTTACGGAGACATGTTGTTGCAGTTCAATAAAACATTTGGCAAACTATCTGTTTTGGCCACATTAGGCTCAAGCATCTCCGACAACCAAGTTCGTAAACATGAATATAAACTTGGTGATTTGCAGATCCCCGGCATCTTTGATGTAAATAACTATATCAACGGCGATAAGCCTGGAGTAGGTCAGACCAAAGAGCACAGACAGTTGCAAAGTGTATTCGGCACAGCATCACTCGGTTATGATGACCTTGTATACCTTGACTTCACTGCACGTAATGACTGGTCCTCTACACTGCCTAAGCAAAATAGAAGCTTCTTCTATCCTTCTATAGGATCCTCATTCATTTTCAGCAAGCTCATGCGTGACAACGATGTTTTACCTTCATGGCTCAACTTCGGCAAATTGCGTTTGTCATGGACACAAGTAGGTAATGATATGCCATGGGGACTTACCAATCCATTGGACAAACTCAAAGCCGGCGGTGGTATCGAAGCTAATACAGTAAAACCATTTACAGATTTGAAGCCTGAAAAGTCTACATCAGTGGAAGCAGGTCTCAACCTTCGCATGTTTGATAGCCGCCTTACTCTAGACATGGCATGGTATCAAACCAACACTGTAAATCAATACTTCTTGGTAGATAATACATCAGGTTCAGGTTACTCTCAGTATTATATCAATGCCGGTAAAGTACAAAACAGAGGTTTCGAAGCTACATTAGGATTTACACCCATACGCAACAATGACTTCGAATGGACAGGAACCCTCAACTTCGCCACCAATAAAAATAAGATAATATCTCTTCCTGATGTGTACAAAGACAAGGGGCTTCCGCTTAGTGCAGGAGCTTTCAGCTATCGCTTGTACGAGGGTAAAGAATGGGGTGAGATGTACGCAAAACGCATCAAAAGAGATGAACAAGGGCGTGTAATCCTCAGCCAAAAAGGAAGTGAAGATTACCAGCTATCACAAACTAGTGATGAAGAGAGAATAGGAAATGTAAATCCTGATTTCAACCTGGGTATGTACAATGAATTCCGCTATAAGAACTTCTCATTAGGATTCCAGCTCGACGGACGTTTTGGCGGCAATGTGATTTCCACTACAGAGGCTATGCTATCAGCAAAAGGTCGTAGTGAGCAAACAGGTAATGCTCGTAATGCCGGAGGTGTAAAGGTTCCTGCCGTACTCAATAAATATGATGCCAATAATAAGCTCATCAGCTCAGAAGAGTTTACTGGTCTCATTAATGCTCAGAAATATTATCAGAAAGCAACAGCTGCAGATGTAGCTCTTTACAAAGCTACAAACATCCGCTTGCGTGAGTTATCTCTTTCTTATAATTTACCCAAAATTCTCATTGATAAAACCAAGTTCATTACAGGCGCACGCATATCATTTATAGGTCGCAACCTCTTCTTCATTTACAGAGATGCTCCTTATGATCCCGAAATTGCCCTTAGCACGAGTGGCAATGGTGGTGGTAACGCAGATAACTTCAGTTTGCCTTCAACCCGCAGCTTTGGTATTAGCCTAAATGTGAACTTCTAA
- a CDS encoding RagB/SusD family nutrient uptake outer membrane protein, which produces MKNKFFTYAIAIASGVIALSSCTSSFDEYNTNESGVSGKKKEAHFLYVAGGIPQMEQSIYFNYDNSDWAFQIMQNLSADLFSGYLTPPTPFNNDLNNINYFMMTGWNSHSFERYNNNIMKPWLETKNAIGKDKKFSEVYGVALILKVMGMQRMTDIYGPIPYSKYGEGGVSSVYDSQKEIYSQFFKELDEAVKLIRDYQAGPNKDVNALKDYDDIFGGDFNMWLKLANSLRLRVAIRISKVNPDLAKKQGELAMSDKAGVLENKDVLVSTKSMKNPLCIVADAYGDSRMSADMESIMVGLKDPRISKYFSFATDEEIVKKYGKEHYQGIRQGTHMVNKDLRKNYSTLSDAYMQVNAHSTPVQLMTAAEVYFIRAEGVLRGWSNMGGTAQSLYEMGIKTSFNLRGVTGADEYIKNSTNKPTAYEDIKEPKYNSQPVSTVTVAWNDGDDNEKKLEKIITQKWIANWPEGQEAWSEFRRTGYPRLFPIIVNNSAGTIDSKIMIRRLPFPDSERKNNSAELEKAIKLLGGPDNGGTKLWWDTNAGAADGKPNF; this is translated from the coding sequence ATGAAAAATAAATTTTTTACATACGCCATTGCAATTGCATCAGGAGTAATTGCTTTGAGCAGTTGTACAAGTAGTTTTGACGAATATAATACCAATGAGTCGGGTGTTTCAGGCAAAAAGAAAGAAGCACACTTCTTATATGTAGCGGGGGGCATACCTCAAATGGAGCAGTCTATCTACTTCAACTATGACAACTCCGACTGGGCATTCCAGATTATGCAAAATCTAAGTGCAGATCTTTTCTCCGGCTATTTGACTCCCCCTACACCGTTCAATAATGACCTCAACAATATCAATTACTTTATGATGACGGGGTGGAACTCTCATTCATTCGAGCGCTACAACAATAATATTATGAAGCCTTGGCTTGAAACCAAAAATGCGATAGGAAAAGATAAGAAGTTTAGCGAGGTGTATGGTGTTGCATTGATTTTGAAAGTAATGGGAATGCAGCGTATGACTGATATATACGGTCCAATACCCTACTCAAAGTATGGCGAAGGTGGTGTATCCAGTGTATATGACAGTCAAAAAGAGATCTACAGCCAATTCTTCAAAGAACTTGATGAAGCCGTGAAATTGATCCGGGATTATCAAGCAGGGCCTAACAAAGATGTAAATGCACTGAAAGACTACGATGATATCTTCGGTGGTGATTTCAACATGTGGCTCAAGCTTGCCAACTCTCTTCGTTTGCGCGTAGCTATCCGCATCTCTAAGGTAAACCCTGATTTGGCAAAAAAACAAGGCGAACTTGCGATGAGCGACAAAGCCGGGGTACTGGAAAACAAAGATGTGCTGGTATCTACCAAGTCAATGAAGAATCCGCTTTGTATCGTTGCTGATGCATACGGAGATTCACGCATGAGTGCTGATATGGAATCTATTATGGTAGGCCTCAAAGATCCTCGTATCAGCAAATACTTCTCCTTCGCAACGGATGAAGAAATCGTGAAGAAATATGGCAAGGAGCATTATCAAGGTATACGTCAGGGAACCCATATGGTCAACAAAGATTTGAGAAAAAATTACTCGACTCTTTCAGATGCTTACATGCAAGTCAATGCCCACTCTACACCCGTACAGCTCATGACTGCTGCCGAAGTTTACTTCATTCGTGCAGAAGGAGTATTGCGTGGTTGGAGCAATATGGGTGGTACTGCTCAAAGTCTTTATGAAATGGGTATCAAAACCTCTTTTAACCTTCGTGGAGTGACAGGAGCGGATGAGTACATCAAAAACTCAACCAACAAACCCACTGCTTATGAAGATATAAAAGAACCCAAATATAATAGCCAACCTGTGTCTACAGTGACAGTGGCATGGAATGATGGCGATGATAATGAGAAAAAATTAGAAAAGATCATTACCCAAAAATGGATCGCCAACTGGCCAGAGGGTCAGGAAGCTTGGTCAGAGTTTCGTCGTACAGGTTATCCACGTCTTTTCCCTATCATTGTCAATAATAGTGCGGGTACCATTGATTCTAAGATCATGATACGTCGCTTGCCTTTCCCTGATAGTGAGCGCAAAAACAACAGTGCCGAGCTTGAAAAAGCCATCAAACTTCTTGGTGGTCCGGACAATGGCGGCACCAAACTTTGGTGGGATACCAATGCAGGAGCTGCAGATGGTAAACCCAACTTCTAA
- the purB gene encoding adenylosuccinate lyase: MQFDALNAISPIDGRYRNKVECLSSYFSEEALIAYRVRVEILYFIALSHELPELGKQMNPQREEALHNIYRNFSPQDARSIKEIENVTNHDVKAVEYFIKERFEALGIGEEKEFVHFGLTSQDINNTAFPLMIKEALFDALLPLLDKLIAYLDALASEWNNIPMLAKTHGQPASPTRLGKEIEVFIYRLRTQRTQLLAIPHSAKFGGATGNFNAHRVAYPEHDWRRFAANFVESMGLEREMFTTQISNYDNLASLFDALTRINVIMIDMARDFWMYISMEYFKQKIKEGEVGSSAMPHKVNPIDFENAEGNLGMANAIYGFLARKLPISRLQRDLTDSTVLRNAGVPLAHTMIALESLRKGFGKLLINKEAIARDLDNHYMVIAEAIQTVLRREGYPKPYETLKALTRTNEAITAESMERFIDTLNVSEEVKKELKAITPSNYVGL; this comes from the coding sequence ATGCAGTTTGATGCCTTAAATGCTATTTCTCCGATCGATGGTCGATACAGAAACAAAGTAGAATGCTTGAGCTCTTATTTCTCTGAAGAAGCTTTGATAGCCTACAGAGTACGGGTAGAAATCTTGTACTTCATAGCCTTATCTCATGAGTTGCCAGAGCTTGGCAAGCAAATGAATCCACAAAGAGAGGAGGCTTTGCACAATATCTATCGCAACTTCAGCCCGCAAGATGCTCGAAGCATCAAAGAGATTGAAAACGTAACCAATCATGACGTAAAGGCTGTGGAATATTTTATCAAGGAACGATTCGAAGCTTTGGGCATAGGTGAAGAAAAAGAATTTGTACATTTCGGGCTTACCTCACAAGATATCAACAATACAGCTTTCCCTCTGATGATCAAGGAAGCCTTGTTCGACGCCCTATTACCTTTGCTCGACAAGCTTATTGCATATCTTGATGCCTTAGCATCCGAATGGAATAATATCCCCATGCTGGCCAAAACTCATGGGCAGCCTGCATCACCTACTCGACTGGGCAAAGAGATTGAAGTATTCATCTACCGCCTACGCACACAACGTACACAATTACTTGCTATACCCCACTCCGCCAAGTTTGGCGGTGCCACAGGGAATTTCAATGCACACCGCGTAGCATATCCAGAGCACGACTGGCGAAGGTTTGCCGCAAACTTCGTAGAATCGATGGGACTGGAGCGAGAGATGTTTACTACTCAAATATCCAACTATGATAATCTAGCATCACTCTTTGATGCACTCACTCGCATCAACGTGATCATGATAGACATGGCTCGTGACTTTTGGATGTATATTTCCATGGAATATTTCAAACAAAAGATCAAAGAAGGAGAAGTGGGTTCATCTGCCATGCCTCACAAAGTGAACCCTATAGATTTTGAAAATGCGGAGGGTAACTTGGGCATGGCCAATGCTATTTATGGGTTTTTGGCTCGTAAACTTCCTATTTCAAGACTCCAACGCGATCTCACTGATTCTACTGTACTGCGCAATGCCGGTGTACCTTTGGCTCACACTATGATCGCATTAGAAAGCCTCAGAAAAGGCTTTGGAAAATTACTGATCAACAAAGAAGCTATAGCCCGTGATCTTGACAATCACTATATGGTAATTGCAGAAGCTATACAAACCGTATTGCGCCGTGAAGGTTATCCAAAGCCTTATGAAACACTCAAAGCTCTTACCCGAACCAATGAGGCCATTACAGCCGAGTCTATGGAACGTTTTATTGACACATTAAATGTATCGGAAGAGGTAAAAAAAGAGCTAAAAGCAATAACTCCCTCAAATTATGTGGGTTTATAA
- a CDS encoding pseudouridine synthase yields the protein MINDEQGKDPEKKEEQIFRIRREASSDESSADDKTVRRTARPIASANGTAINSDSEAAGTHKRRRIRIGAEPIRATSPSFTRRETTEENTTRFERPQRPSYPSSSGRTPRDSYSSPSYRDRDERPSYQNSNRPQRSSYDRPSYQERGASYQDRGSYQDRNSYQDRGSYQDRGAYHERGSYQPYPTEGYRAGSPYEERRQRPQRPQQRRPNNGGGGGYDRNRNPRKTFNNGGRPQKPTREPIRPIKYKEVVSDPNEEIRLNKYLANAGVCSRREADQLIQNGEITVNGQVATELGTRVTRQHVIEYKGKKVEIESKVYVLLNKPKNCVTTSDDPECRTTVMDIVRHACPERIYPVGRLDRNTTGVLLITNDGDLAAKLTHPAFLKKKIYHVWLNKPVSIEDMQKIADGIELEDGEIHADAISYVKEDDQTQVGIEIHSGRNRIVRRIFEHLGYRVMKLDRVYFAGLTKRNLPRGKWRYLNEQEVNNLRMGAFE from the coding sequence ATGATTAATGACGAACAAGGGAAAGATCCCGAAAAAAAAGAAGAACAGATTTTTAGAATCCGCCGCGAGGCAAGTTCTGATGAATCTTCTGCTGATGATAAGACTGTCCGTCGTACTGCGCGTCCCATAGCCTCGGCTAATGGCACGGCTATTAATTCCGATAGCGAAGCTGCCGGAACGCACAAGCGTCGCCGCATCCGCATCGGTGCAGAACCGATCAGGGCAACCAGCCCGTCTTTTACCAGAAGAGAAACAACTGAAGAAAACACAACAAGATTCGAACGTCCACAAAGACCTTCTTATCCGTCCTCTTCAGGCAGAACTCCACGTGACTCATACTCTTCACCCTCTTACAGAGATCGTGATGAAAGGCCCTCATACCAAAACAGTAACAGACCACAGAGATCTTCATATGACAGACCTTCCTATCAAGAAAGAGGGGCATCATATCAAGATAGAGGCTCTTACCAAGACAGAAACTCTTATCAGGATAGAGGTTCATATCAAGATAGGGGGGCATATCATGAGAGAGGTTCTTACCAACCTTATCCTACAGAAGGGTATAGAGCCGGTAGCCCTTATGAAGAACGAAGGCAAAGACCACAACGCCCTCAGCAAAGAAGGCCCAATAACGGTGGCGGAGGGGGATACGATAGAAATCGTAACCCGAGAAAAACTTTTAACAATGGCGGTCGTCCGCAAAAGCCGACCCGTGAGCCTATCAGACCCATTAAGTATAAAGAAGTAGTATCCGATCCTAACGAAGAGATCCGCTTGAACAAATACTTGGCTAATGCCGGAGTATGCTCCCGACGCGAAGCTGATCAGCTAATCCAAAATGGAGAGATCACCGTAAACGGGCAAGTAGCCACTGAGCTCGGAACACGGGTGACACGCCAGCACGTAATAGAATACAAAGGCAAAAAAGTGGAGATAGAGAGCAAAGTATATGTATTGCTCAATAAGCCCAAAAACTGTGTGACCACATCGGATGATCCTGAGTGCCGTACCACAGTTATGGACATCGTACGCCACGCTTGCCCTGAGCGGATCTATCCTGTAGGACGTCTCGACAGGAATACCACCGGCGTGCTTCTGATCACCAATGACGGTGATCTGGCAGCCAAACTTACACACCCGGCTTTCCTCAAGAAAAAAATATACCATGTATGGCTCAATAAGCCCGTATCCATAGAGGATATGCAAAAGATTGCCGATGGTATAGAGCTTGAAGACGGGGAGATACATGCTGATGCCATTAGCTATGTAAAAGAAGATGATCAAACTCAAGTAGGTATTGAGATACACTCCGGACGTAATCGTATTGTGCGTCGTATATTCGAGCATTTGGGATACCGTGTGATGAAACTCGACCGTGTGTATTTTGCCGGTCTTACCAAGAGGAACCTGCCTCGCGGCAAATGGCGTTATCTCAACGAACAAGAAGTAAACAACCTGCGCATGGGCGCATTTGAATAA
- the asnS gene encoding asparagine--tRNA ligase, translated as MKRTKIIDLLKGDLIGQQVNAKGWVRTRRGNKAVSFIALNDGSTIHNIQVVADLTLFQDETLAKITTGACISVVGQLVESQGAGQHVEIQAQEIEVYGTADPATYPLQKKGHSLEFLREIAHLRPRTNTFGAIYRMRHHMAMAIHTFFHERGFFYFHAPLITGSDCEGAGQMFQVTTLDMDNMPKTETGEVDYSKDFFGKHTALTVSGQLEGEMAAMALGAIYTFGPTFRAENSNTPRHLAEFWMIEPEVAFLEIQENMDLAEDFIKYCVQWALDHCLDDITFLAEHFDKELIDRLKFVLEKPFKRLAYTEGIEILEKAVKDGRKFEFPVYWGADLASEHERYLVEDHFKTPVIMTDYPKEIKSFYMKMNDDDKTVRGMDVLFPKIGEIIGGSERESDYDKLIKRANEMGVPEKDIWWYLDSRRYGTAPHSGFGLGFERLLLFVTGMANIRDVIPFPRTPNNAEF; from the coding sequence ATGAAAAGAACAAAAATCATCGATCTTCTCAAGGGAGATCTGATAGGACAGCAAGTGAACGCAAAAGGCTGGGTTCGCACTCGTCGCGGTAACAAAGCCGTAAGTTTTATTGCACTGAATGACGGTTCCACTATCCATAATATTCAGGTAGTAGCCGATCTGACTCTTTTTCAAGACGAAACACTTGCCAAAATCACCACCGGAGCTTGCATCAGTGTGGTAGGACAATTAGTAGAGTCACAAGGAGCCGGTCAGCATGTAGAGATCCAAGCTCAGGAAATAGAAGTGTACGGCACGGCAGATCCTGCCACCTATCCGTTACAAAAGAAAGGTCACTCACTGGAGTTTCTGCGTGAAATAGCGCATTTACGCCCACGTACCAATACGTTTGGAGCCATCTATCGTATGCGCCACCACATGGCCATGGCTATACATACCTTTTTCCATGAAAGAGGATTCTTCTACTTCCATGCACCACTGATTACAGGTAGTGACTGCGAAGGAGCGGGACAGATGTTCCAAGTAACAACGCTGGACATGGACAACATGCCCAAAACAGAGACAGGCGAAGTGGATTACTCCAAAGACTTCTTTGGAAAACACACAGCACTTACTGTTTCCGGCCAGCTCGAAGGCGAGATGGCTGCTATGGCACTAGGTGCGATTTATACATTCGGGCCCACATTCCGTGCAGAGAACTCTAATACTCCTCGCCACTTAGCGGAGTTTTGGATGATAGAGCCTGAAGTCGCTTTCTTGGAAATCCAAGAAAATATGGATTTGGCTGAAGACTTTATCAAATATTGTGTGCAGTGGGCTTTGGATCATTGTTTAGATGATATCACATTCCTTGCAGAGCACTTTGACAAAGAACTCATCGATCGTCTCAAATTTGTTTTGGAAAAACCATTCAAACGCCTTGCATACACAGAGGGTATAGAGATCCTTGAGAAGGCTGTAAAGGATGGTCGCAAATTCGAATTCCCCGTTTATTGGGGAGCAGACCTCGCCAGCGAGCATGAGCGTTATCTTGTAGAGGACCACTTCAAAACTCCCGTAATCATGACTGATTATCCCAAGGAGATCAAAAGTTTCTATATGAAGATGAATGATGACGACAAGACGGTAAGAGGTATGGACGTTTTGTTCCCAAAAATTGGAGAGATCATCGGAGGTTCAGAGCGTGAGTCAGACTATGACAAACTAATCAAAAGAGCTAACGAAATGGGGGTTCCTGAAAAAGATATTTGGTGGTATCTCGATTCTCGTCGCTATGGCACAGCTCCTCACTCAGGTTTTGGCCTTGGCTTCGAGCGATTATTACTCTTCGTTACAGGCATGGCAAACATCAGAGATGTAATTCCATTCCCCAGAACGCCAAACAATGCGGAATTCTAA